In Chryseobacterium turcicum, a single window of DNA contains:
- a CDS encoding carboxylesterase family protein, with product MNLKLKHLPFLLLPFSLSLNAQEIKAELNKEIKRTEKISYILDYPQNTKGNVPLIVFLHGSGERGNNLELVKAHSPFTYKNLIKEPVAILAPQCPENTWWDTVSVYNLIKEIQSKYKIDASRIHLTGLSMGGWGTLKLAMEHPEMFASVVSVCAPTDRVMYANIHQYKNLNMKIFHGGMDDVVLPENAFNFYQKLHPINPSAELTIFPNDNHNSWDSTYSNPKLYEWMLSKKKDK from the coding sequence ATGAATTTAAAATTAAAACACTTACCATTCTTACTTCTTCCGTTTTCTTTAAGCTTAAACGCTCAGGAAATCAAGGCAGAACTAAATAAAGAAATTAAAAGAACAGAAAAGATATCTTATATTTTAGATTATCCTCAAAACACAAAAGGCAATGTTCCTTTGATTGTATTTCTTCATGGTTCGGGAGAAAGAGGTAATAATTTAGAATTGGTGAAAGCACACAGTCCTTTTACGTATAAAAATCTGATAAAAGAACCTGTGGCAATTTTAGCTCCTCAGTGTCCTGAAAATACTTGGTGGGATACGGTAAGCGTTTATAATTTAATAAAAGAAATTCAGTCAAAATATAAAATTGATGCTTCCAGAATTCACCTTACCGGGCTTTCGATGGGAGGTTGGGGAACATTAAAACTGGCAATGGAACATCCGGAAATGTTTGCTTCTGTAGTTTCCGTTTGTGCACCGACAGACAGAGTAATGTATGCCAATATTCATCAGTACAAAAATTTAAATATGAAAATTTTCCATGGTGGAATGGATGATGTCGTATTGCCGGAAAATGCATTTAATTTTTACCAAAAGCTGCATCCTATCAATCCATCTGCAGAATTGACGATTTTCCCAAATGATAATCACAATTCTTGGGATTCTACTTATTCAAACCCAAAATTGTACGAATGGATGTTGTCTAAGAAAAAAGATAAATAA
- a CDS encoding RagB/SusD family nutrient uptake outer membrane protein, with protein MKKIFLTLSLFSLIVSCNEDFVDIRDEGEIDIENFFTTQDDAMRATNAVYSFLRSWENTGFPAQFIYGVTGDDVEKGSNPGDASFINAYDNFTFTSSDDGVRGYWIGQWQAINRANQVITNVPKIDMDATLKNRLIAETKMLRAYFYFNLVRIYGGVPIFDGLPADGIYTKPRNSAAEVYAFIVKDLTEAAAVLPQTYPASELGRVTKGSALGLLSKVYLYMKDYQKAYDTSNQVIAMGYSLDPDFNHLFRPAGEFGTESVFEVNCGCDPSLGKDAGSQYAEVQGVRNQFGWGFFTPTTALESAFEPGDIRKELSILREGETTLEGDLIKKGDPNAGDMWNQKVYVPKALNNNSCGYGSIQNVRILRFADILLINAEAANELGNTAAAILNINKVRFRANLGNTTASTQAALKTAIWQERRVELAMEMDRFPDLVRTGQAATALGSKGFTAGKNELFPIPMDAINQSNGLFVQNPGY; from the coding sequence ATGAAAAAAATATTTTTAACACTGTCTCTTTTTTCACTAATTGTTAGTTGTAATGAGGATTTTGTAGATATTAGAGATGAGGGTGAAATTGATATTGAAAATTTCTTCACCACACAAGATGACGCAATGCGTGCAACTAATGCCGTGTACAGTTTTTTAAGAAGTTGGGAAAATACAGGTTTTCCTGCACAATTTATTTATGGTGTAACGGGTGATGATGTAGAAAAAGGTTCTAATCCTGGAGATGCTTCATTTATTAATGCATATGACAACTTTACATTTACAAGTAGTGATGATGGGGTTAGAGGATATTGGATTGGGCAATGGCAGGCTATTAACAGAGCCAACCAGGTAATTACCAATGTACCTAAAATAGATATGGATGCTACGCTAAAGAATAGATTGATAGCTGAAACTAAAATGTTGAGAGCATACTTTTATTTCAATTTAGTAAGAATCTACGGAGGAGTTCCTATTTTTGATGGTCTACCTGCTGATGGAATTTACACTAAGCCAAGGAATTCTGCTGCAGAAGTTTATGCTTTTATAGTTAAAGATTTAACAGAAGCTGCTGCTGTGTTGCCTCAAACTTATCCGGCTTCAGAGTTAGGAAGAGTTACAAAAGGTAGTGCATTAGGATTACTTTCTAAAGTTTATCTTTATATGAAAGATTATCAAAAAGCATACGATACATCCAATCAGGTTATTGCAATGGGATATTCTTTAGATCCAGACTTTAATCATCTATTTAGACCTGCTGGTGAATTTGGAACTGAGTCAGTATTCGAAGTAAATTGTGGTTGTGACCCTTCTTTAGGTAAGGATGCTGGGAGCCAATATGCAGAAGTACAAGGAGTAAGAAACCAATTCGGGTGGGGATTTTTTACCCCAACAACAGCTTTAGAAAGTGCATTTGAACCAGGTGATATTAGAAAGGAGTTATCTATTTTAAGAGAAGGCGAAACTACTCTTGAAGGCGATTTAATTAAGAAAGGAGATCCTAACGCTGGAGATATGTGGAACCAAAAAGTTTATGTACCTAAGGCTTTGAATAATAACTCTTGTGGTTACGGTTCTATTCAAAATGTTAGAATCTTAAGATTTGCAGATATTCTTTTAATCAATGCAGAAGCCGCTAATGAATTAGGAAATACTGCTGCTGCAATCTTAAATATTAATAAAGTAAGATTCAGAGCAAATCTTGGAAATACAACAGCTTCTACACAAGCTGCTCTTAAAACTGCTATCTGGCAGGAAAGAAGGGTAGAACTAGCTATGGAAATGGATCGATTTCCGGATCTTGTAAGAACAGGACAAGCTGCTACAGCTTTAGGCTCTAAAGGATTTACAGCCGGAAAAAATGAACTTTTTCCTATTCCTATGGATGCGATTAATCAAAGCAACGGGCTTTTCGTTCAAAACCCTGGTTACTAA
- a CDS encoding T9SS type A sorting domain-containing protein — MKSKIYFLLFLTSFSLVLSQNINFADVNFKNALLPFQDVNGDGQISLSEAQNTTAINIDNNQNITNLGGIEHYPNLTILMINNNPITAPLNLSQNIQLQNIRLGFGTAVTSVDLTGLTQLKYLSIGVAPNTSINVFNKPLLEEIIIGGTLMGGLSAIDVSQNPLLKKLWINDNNLTSINVTQNPVLEELVLQKATSIPTSISTLNVAQNPLLTIIAVSGHSLLPSIDVSINLALERLFTGGTAITSLNLTNNSLLKFLDITNNNFAGGINLSHQPLLEEFQASAAHLPALDLSSNLNLKTLGITNNYIPTINVSHLSQLRMFLAGNNLFTSLDLSNNPSLVYIDFMGNQLMKYINLKNGFNQNIIWQTNYNYQFMPQLTGICVDNPTSIYGNKVKVAVGNNVLVTSNCSLLSTQEALQKNLSLKVFPNPTDNILYVETQEKLIDYSIFSMSGQKISADIFRNNEKNVNVKNLLQGNYIIQIKTNRQTYTSKIVKK, encoded by the coding sequence ATGAAATCAAAAATCTATTTTCTTTTATTTTTGACAAGTTTCAGCCTTGTTTTATCACAAAATATCAATTTCGCAGATGTAAATTTTAAGAATGCATTACTTCCTTTTCAAGATGTAAATGGCGACGGACAGATTTCTTTGAGTGAAGCTCAAAACACTACTGCTATTAATATTGATAATAATCAAAATATCACTAATCTGGGTGGAATTGAGCATTATCCTAATCTAACCATTCTGATGATTAACAACAATCCCATTACTGCCCCTCTTAATCTTAGTCAGAATATCCAGCTTCAAAACATTAGATTAGGATTTGGTACAGCGGTGACATCAGTTGACTTGACCGGATTAACGCAACTTAAGTATTTGAGTATTGGTGTTGCTCCTAATACCTCCATCAATGTTTTCAATAAGCCACTTTTAGAAGAGATCATCATTGGAGGTACACTTATGGGTGGGCTTTCAGCAATCGATGTCTCACAAAATCCTTTATTAAAAAAATTATGGATCAACGATAATAATTTGACGAGTATAAATGTTACACAAAATCCTGTTTTAGAAGAATTGGTTTTACAAAAAGCTACAAGCATTCCGACAAGTATTTCTACTTTGAATGTTGCACAGAATCCTTTGCTTACAATTATAGCCGTTTCAGGACATTCTTTACTTCCTTCTATTGATGTAAGTATAAATTTGGCTTTAGAGAGATTGTTTACTGGGGGTACAGCCATCACATCATTAAACCTTACTAATAATTCTTTACTGAAGTTTTTAGATATTACAAACAATAATTTTGCGGGAGGCATCAACTTGTCACATCAGCCACTTTTGGAAGAGTTTCAAGCAAGCGCTGCACATTTACCAGCCCTTGATCTTTCTAGCAATTTAAATTTAAAAACATTAGGTATTACGAATAATTACATTCCTACTATTAATGTGAGCCATTTATCACAGTTACGTATGTTTCTTGCAGGAAATAATTTGTTTACCAGCCTAGACCTTAGCAATAATCCAAGTCTAGTTTATATTGATTTCATGGGAAATCAACTTATGAAATATATAAATTTAAAAAATGGTTTTAACCAAAACATTATATGGCAAACAAATTATAATTATCAGTTTATGCCACAATTAACCGGAATTTGTGTAGATAATCCTACATCTATTTATGGAAATAAAGTAAAAGTTGCAGTTGGTAATAATGTATTGGTCACCTCAAACTGTTCTTTGCTATCAACTCAGGAAGCCCTACAGAAAAATCTATCATTAAAAGTTTTTCCTAATCCTACCGATAATATTTTGTACGTAGAAACTCAGGAAAAGTTAATTGATTATTCTATTTTCTCAATGTCTGGACAAAAAATATCTGCTGATATTTTTAGAAATAATGAAAAAAATGTAAACGTAAAAAATCTTTTACAAGGAAACTATATTATTCAAATCAAAACGAATCGCCAAACTTATACCAGCAAAATTGTAAAGAAATAG
- a CDS encoding glucoamylase family protein, whose protein sequence is MKRIILSIAVTSLLFVSCQNAQKSQNISENKIVKSNITDEQLMDKVQKDALKYFWDYAEPNSMLGRERYHEDNIYPDNDKHVITTGGSGFGLATILVGVERGFVSRKEAVKRLTTMMDFLAKADRHKGAWSHWINGETGKTVPFGKKDNGGDLVETAFLTTGIIQVREYFKNGNAEEKALAKKCDELWKGIQWNWYTKGGEKVLYWHWSPEYQWEMNFPLEGYNECLITYILAASSPTYSIDAETYEKGWTRNGTYLSDNEKYGLPMYVKHNGAEEYGGPLFWAQYSYIGLDPTNLSDKLIKNYFDLNKNQVLIDYKYCVENPKHWKGYGPNYWGLTAGYSRNKDGSVGYDAHFPQNDHGVITSTAALSSFPYTPKESMDFLRFMYSKPEFIGSAGPYDATSIHYNNWTTPRYLAIDQGTIAPMIENYRTGFLWKLFMNAPEIQQGLKKLDFKSEKYNIK, encoded by the coding sequence ATGAAAAGGATAATACTTTCAATCGCAGTGACATCATTACTCTTTGTTTCCTGCCAAAACGCTCAGAAATCACAGAATATTTCAGAAAATAAAATTGTAAAATCAAATATTACCGATGAGCAGCTGATGGATAAAGTTCAGAAAGATGCTTTAAAATATTTTTGGGATTATGCAGAGCCTAATTCCATGTTGGGAAGAGAGCGTTATCATGAGGACAATATTTATCCGGATAACGACAAACATGTCATTACGACAGGAGGCTCAGGTTTCGGATTAGCGACTATTTTGGTGGGTGTTGAGCGAGGTTTTGTTTCAAGAAAAGAAGCAGTGAAAAGATTGACAACCATGATGGATTTTCTTGCAAAAGCAGACCGTCATAAAGGAGCTTGGTCACACTGGATTAATGGAGAAACGGGAAAAACCGTTCCTTTCGGAAAAAAAGACAATGGCGGAGATTTAGTAGAAACTGCATTTCTTACTACAGGGATTATTCAAGTTCGAGAATATTTCAAAAATGGAAATGCCGAAGAAAAGGCCCTTGCCAAAAAATGTGATGAGCTTTGGAAAGGAATTCAATGGAACTGGTACACCAAAGGCGGCGAAAAAGTATTGTACTGGCATTGGTCACCAGAATATCAGTGGGAAATGAATTTTCCTTTGGAAGGATACAATGAATGTTTGATTACTTATATTTTGGCAGCCTCATCGCCAACATATTCTATTGATGCAGAAACGTATGAAAAAGGCTGGACTAGAAATGGAACTTATCTTTCAGACAACGAAAAATACGGACTTCCGATGTATGTAAAGCATAACGGAGCCGAAGAATATGGTGGGCCTTTATTTTGGGCACAATATTCTTACATCGGTTTAGACCCTACCAATTTATCAGATAAATTAATCAAAAATTACTTCGATTTAAATAAAAATCAGGTACTTATTGATTATAAATACTGTGTCGAAAACCCAAAACATTGGAAAGGATATGGACCGAATTATTGGGGATTAACGGCTGGTTATTCAAGAAATAAAGACGGAAGCGTAGGCTATGATGCTCATTTTCCGCAAAATGACCATGGTGTAATTACTTCAACGGCGGCTTTGAGCAGTTTTCCTTACACGCCCAAAGAATCTATGGATTTCTTAAGGTTTATGTATTCAAAACCTGAATTTATCGGTTCCGCAGGGCCTTACGACGCAACTTCAATTCATTATAATAATTGGACGACGCCAAGATATTTAGCCATCGACCAAGGAACGATTGCTCCGATGATTGAAAATTATCGCACAGGATTTTTATGGAAATTATTCATGAATGCCCCTGAAATTCAACAAGGATTAAAGAAATTAGATTTTAAATCAGAAAAGTACAATATTAAATAG
- a CDS encoding SusC/RagA family TonB-linked outer membrane protein has product MTQTNLKYSCFIAVLYFGMNVNGQVAPKDTVAKEQKIEEVVLIGYGTQKKENVTGSIGLVTAKDLADKPNANPLSSIQGKLAGVNITNIGTPGGSPRVDIRGVGSLTGNTVFIVDGMITTDISYLNPQDIESMSVLKDPSSLAIFGAQAANGAVIIKTKTGKGKPIYNVNSYIGFKKVTNIPKMVNTDQYIELYNEKLMNDNGSSAGSINRVNFPENTDWFNEIFRTSIVNANDFSAMGSLGKLNYYGSVGYLQDQGNLAAGQGINSGSGFNRFNTKLNLSYKITDNITIGNNFSFSKMRTDVAQNPLLDAYNAPPIFSVINPSTGDYQFFNGYSIPNPRAKLDMYRSQVRQERLLNNIYGELKFLKDFTFRISYSTDNYSPSQYEYTPTLTYTPVTSQEQSTLVTRNFKNRNYVWDNTINWKKSFGNHNFDVLAGFSRTRTTISQVYWASRGVNYDGTNGSLNAANGTGQLYVSGIDRDDLGVDQDQQRVESFFGRLNYDYKGKYLVNASIRRDASSQINVDRARVFPAVSAGWVISKEDFMSEQNVFNLLKLRASYGELGNPNVGRGFNQNISIIGGGAYFGNSGYPAATIDQFVDTEIGWETTVGKDLGLEMALFNNKLKIDAAYFDKDSKNVVYDVVQGTVSGAGNWDKFKTNAYSFNNRGFEVSVNYNTKLSDNVSFGVYGNFTSLKNKITSVYGDSYLETGASLFGNRIVRLQNGQPVGAYYGYDVAGVFQTDAEAAASGQAGAKAGWFKFADQDGNGVIDSRDKTFLGSPIPKGTYGFGVNFNIYAFDIAVDFQGVFGNKIYNYNRERRFGNETWDLDMYENRWQGAGTSNTNSMITSNQLIIAPNSFYVEDGSYIRIRNIQVGYNLPKSLANALSVTKLRLYVSAQNPWTSFKYNGFSPEINNTDRVQMGIDNNIYPISAIYTMGMNLTF; this is encoded by the coding sequence ATGACACAAACTAATTTAAAGTACTCTTGTTTTATTGCCGTTCTCTATTTTGGGATGAATGTCAATGGGCAGGTTGCTCCTAAAGACACTGTTGCAAAAGAACAGAAAATAGAGGAGGTTGTACTCATAGGATATGGTACACAGAAAAAAGAAAACGTAACAGGAAGTATTGGTTTGGTTACAGCAAAAGATCTTGCTGATAAGCCTAACGCAAACCCATTGAGCTCTATTCAGGGAAAACTTGCAGGGGTAAATATTACCAATATTGGTACTCCCGGAGGCTCTCCAAGAGTAGATATTAGAGGGGTAGGTTCTTTAACTGGGAACACTGTATTTATTGTAGATGGAATGATTACTACTGATATTTCTTATCTAAATCCTCAGGATATTGAATCAATGAGTGTTTTGAAAGATCCATCGAGTTTAGCTATTTTTGGAGCGCAGGCTGCCAATGGTGCTGTAATTATTAAAACTAAAACAGGAAAAGGAAAACCTATTTATAATGTCAATTCTTATATTGGATTTAAAAAGGTTACCAATATTCCTAAAATGGTGAACACTGATCAGTATATCGAGTTATATAACGAAAAACTGATGAATGACAATGGCTCTAGTGCAGGATCTATTAATAGAGTAAATTTCCCGGAAAATACAGATTGGTTTAATGAAATTTTCCGTACAAGCATTGTTAATGCTAATGATTTTTCTGCAATGGGAAGCTTAGGAAAGCTTAATTATTATGGTAGTGTAGGTTATCTTCAAGATCAGGGTAATTTAGCTGCAGGACAAGGAATTAATTCAGGTAGTGGTTTTAATAGATTTAATACTAAGTTAAATCTTAGTTATAAAATAACGGATAACATTACAATCGGAAACAATTTTAGTTTCTCTAAAATGCGTACTGATGTAGCGCAGAATCCTTTATTGGACGCATATAATGCCCCTCCAATATTTTCTGTTATAAATCCTAGTACTGGCGATTATCAATTTTTCAACGGGTATTCGATACCGAATCCTAGAGCTAAATTAGACATGTATCGCTCACAAGTAAGACAGGAAAGATTACTAAATAATATATATGGAGAACTGAAATTTTTGAAAGATTTTACTTTCAGAATTAGCTATTCTACAGATAATTATAGCCCAAGTCAATATGAATATACTCCAACCCTTACGTATACTCCCGTAACAAGCCAGGAACAGTCAACATTGGTGACTAGAAACTTCAAAAACAGAAATTATGTTTGGGACAATACAATTAATTGGAAAAAAAGCTTTGGCAATCATAATTTTGATGTGTTAGCTGGTTTTTCAAGAACAAGAACAACAATATCTCAGGTTTATTGGGCTTCAAGAGGAGTTAATTATGATGGTACTAACGGTTCTTTGAATGCTGCAAATGGAACCGGCCAATTATATGTAAGTGGTATAGATAGAGATGATTTAGGAGTAGATCAGGATCAACAAAGAGTCGAATCATTTTTTGGAAGATTAAATTATGATTATAAAGGAAAGTATTTGGTAAATGCTTCCATTCGTAGAGATGCAAGCTCACAAATTAATGTTGATAGAGCAAGGGTTTTTCCTGCTGTAAGTGCTGGTTGGGTAATATCTAAAGAAGATTTTATGAGCGAGCAAAATGTTTTTAATCTTTTAAAATTAAGAGCAAGTTATGGTGAGTTAGGAAATCCTAATGTAGGTAGAGGATTTAATCAAAATATATCAATTATCGGTGGAGGTGCCTATTTTGGTAACTCGGGTTATCCTGCGGCAACTATCGACCAATTTGTGGATACAGAAATTGGTTGGGAAACCACTGTGGGAAAAGATCTTGGTTTAGAGATGGCATTATTTAATAATAAGCTTAAAATTGATGCAGCTTATTTTGATAAAGACTCTAAAAATGTTGTGTACGATGTTGTGCAAGGAACAGTATCTGGAGCAGGTAACTGGGATAAATTTAAAACTAATGCTTATTCTTTTAATAATAGAGGTTTTGAGGTTTCAGTTAATTATAATACTAAGTTAAGTGACAATGTAAGTTTTGGAGTTTATGGAAATTTCACTTCTCTTAAAAATAAAATTACATCAGTTTATGGCGATTCGTATTTAGAAACTGGTGCTAGTTTATTCGGAAATAGAATCGTACGATTGCAGAATGGTCAGCCTGTAGGTGCATATTATGGCTATGATGTTGCAGGTGTTTTCCAAACAGATGCAGAAGCAGCAGCATCAGGACAAGCAGGTGCAAAGGCAGGATGGTTTAAATTTGCAGACCAAGATGGTAACGGAGTTATTGATTCTAGAGATAAAACATTCTTAGGAAGTCCTATTCCTAAAGGAACGTATGGTTTTGGAGTTAACTTTAATATTTACGCTTTTGATATCGCTGTTGATTTCCAAGGTGTATTTGGTAATAAGATCTACAACTACAATCGTGAACGACGTTTTGGAAATGAAACATGGGATTTAGATATGTATGAAAACAGATGGCAGGGTGCAGGTACTTCTAATACCAATTCGATGATTACATCTAACCAATTAATTATTGCACCAAATAGTTTTTATGTTGAAGATGGAAGTTATATCAGAATCAGAAATATTCAGGTGGGTTATAATTTACCTAAATCTTTAGCAAATGCTTTATCTGTAACGAAACTAAGATTGTATGTAAGTGCACAGAACCCTTGGACAAGTTTCAAATATAACGGTTTCTCTCCTGAGATTAACAATACTGATCGAGTGCAAATGGGGATTGATAATAATATTTACCCAATTTCAGCAATTTACACAATGGGTATGAACTTAACATTTTAA
- the bglX gene encoding beta-glucosidase BglX, whose product MSKKLILIATLALAPMFSAQEMVTKPVQAYQTAQYQNKKKAFVDALLAKMTLDEKIGQLNLPSSGDFTTGLAKSSDIGKKVEQGLVGGLFNIKGADKIKAVQKVAVENSRLKIPMIFGMDVIHGYETTFPIPLGLAASWDMNLVQQSARVAAKEAAADGINWTFSPMVDISREPRWGRVSEGSGEDPYLGSEISKNMVYGYQGKDLANGTNILACVKHFALYGAGESGRDYNTVDMSHVRMFNEYFPPYKAAVDAGVASVMASFNEVDGVPATGSRWLQTEVLRNQWKFKGFVVTDYTGINEMVDHGMGDLQQVSALALKAGVDMDMVGEGFLTTLKKSLAEGKVIQAEIDMATRRILEAKYDLGLFDNPYKHGDAKLASKEVYNLENRNIARSAAAQSMVLMKNENQVLPLKKSGTVAVIGPLVNNSMNMAGTWSVATKHAISVNLMQGLQANYGKDVKFLSAKGANIDYDAKLEDIYAAHGKKTDRDNRSKEELLKEAVDIANKADVIVLAIGESAEMSGESSSRAEITIPQSQVDLLNELKKTGKPIAMVLFTGRPLALTNVKDAPDAILNAWFAGSEAGNAIADVLFGKVNPSGKLPMTFPRSLGQVPIYYNAKNTGRPLNQESTDKCEYQRFRSNYMDECNTPLYPFGYGLSYSKFNYSDITVSNANPKGNQTIQASVTLTNSGNYDGAEVVQLYIRDMVGTITRPVKELKGFQKVMLKKGESKKITFDITPESLKFYNGDLKYDWEAGEFDIMIGTNSEEVKHSKINWTK is encoded by the coding sequence ATGAGTAAAAAGTTAATTTTAATCGCAACGTTAGCATTGGCTCCAATGTTTTCGGCGCAGGAAATGGTCACGAAACCAGTTCAGGCTTATCAGACAGCTCAATATCAGAATAAGAAAAAAGCTTTTGTTGATGCCTTGTTGGCTAAAATGACCTTAGACGAAAAAATCGGACAGCTTAATTTACCAAGTTCAGGAGATTTTACCACAGGTTTGGCTAAAAGTTCAGACATCGGAAAAAAAGTAGAACAAGGTTTAGTAGGTGGACTTTTCAATATAAAAGGAGCAGATAAAATTAAGGCTGTTCAGAAAGTTGCTGTTGAAAATAGCCGTCTTAAAATTCCGATGATTTTCGGGATGGATGTTATTCACGGGTATGAAACTACTTTCCCAATTCCATTAGGCTTAGCGGCTTCATGGGATATGAATCTGGTACAGCAGTCAGCAAGAGTTGCAGCAAAAGAAGCTGCTGCAGACGGTATCAACTGGACATTCTCGCCAATGGTAGATATTTCTCGTGAACCAAGATGGGGAAGAGTTTCTGAAGGTTCTGGTGAAGACCCGTATTTAGGAAGTGAAATTTCTAAAAATATGGTCTACGGTTATCAAGGAAAAGACTTGGCAAACGGAACCAATATTTTAGCATGTGTAAAGCACTTTGCACTATACGGAGCTGGTGAGTCTGGTAGAGATTACAACACGGTTGACATGAGTCATGTGAGAATGTTTAATGAATATTTTCCACCTTACAAAGCAGCAGTTGATGCAGGAGTAGCTTCTGTAATGGCTTCTTTTAATGAAGTTGACGGAGTTCCTGCAACGGGAAGCAGATGGTTGCAGACAGAAGTTTTAAGAAATCAATGGAAATTCAAAGGTTTTGTAGTAACCGATTATACCGGAATCAACGAAATGGTTGACCACGGAATGGGAGATTTGCAACAAGTTTCTGCTTTAGCATTAAAAGCCGGAGTTGATATGGATATGGTGGGTGAAGGATTTTTAACCACATTAAAAAAATCTTTAGCTGAAGGAAAAGTTATCCAGGCTGAAATCGATATGGCAACAAGAAGAATCCTTGAGGCTAAATATGATTTAGGTTTGTTTGATAATCCTTACAAGCATGGTGATGCAAAATTGGCATCAAAAGAAGTGTATAATTTAGAAAACCGTAATATCGCAAGAAGCGCAGCAGCGCAGTCTATGGTTTTGATGAAGAATGAAAATCAGGTTTTACCTTTAAAAAAATCAGGAACGGTTGCTGTAATTGGCCCATTGGTGAACAACTCGATGAACATGGCCGGAACTTGGAGTGTAGCTACAAAGCACGCGATTTCTGTTAATTTAATGCAAGGGCTTCAGGCTAATTATGGGAAAGATGTGAAATTTCTTTCTGCAAAAGGAGCCAACATTGATTATGATGCTAAATTAGAAGATATTTATGCAGCTCACGGTAAAAAAACCGATAGAGATAATCGTTCAAAGGAAGAATTATTAAAAGAAGCGGTTGATATTGCCAACAAAGCCGACGTTATTGTTTTGGCGATAGGAGAGTCTGCAGAAATGAGCGGTGAATCTTCTTCAAGAGCTGAAATTACAATTCCTCAGTCTCAGGTTGATTTATTAAACGAATTGAAAAAAACAGGAAAGCCAATTGCAATGGTGCTTTTCACAGGGCGTCCTTTGGCATTAACCAATGTGAAAGATGCTCCTGATGCTATTTTGAATGCTTGGTTTGCAGGTTCAGAAGCGGGTAATGCAATTGCTGATGTACTTTTCGGGAAGGTAAATCCTTCAGGAAAACTGCCGATGACATTCCCAAGAAGTCTGGGGCAGGTTCCTATTTATTACAATGCTAAAAATACAGGTCGACCATTAAATCAGGAATCAACGGATAAATGTGAATACCAAAGATTCCGTTCAAATTATATGGATGAGTGTAATACGCCGTTATATCCGTTTGGTTATGGTTTGAGTTACTCTAAATTCAATTATTCTGATATTACGGTTTCTAATGCAAACCCGAAAGGAAATCAAACCATTCAGGCATCGGTTACTTTGACGAATTCTGGAAACTACGATGGCGCTGAGGTTGTTCAGTTGTACATCAGAGATATGGTAGGAACGATTACAAGACCAGTAAAAGAATTGAAAGGATTCCAAAAGGTAATGTTGAAAAAAGGAGAATCTAAAAAGATTACTTTCGACATCACTCCAGAAAGTCTGAAATTCTACAACGGAGATTTAAAGTATGATTGGGAAGCCGGAGAATTTGATATCATGATTGGTACAAACTCTGAAGAGGTGAAACATTCAAAAATCAACTGGACGAAATAA